In Streptomyces sannanensis, the DNA window CATCCAGCACATCGAGTTCATCGATGACCGGTGGAAGGGTGGCGCCCCCCATCGCACAATCACGGTGACTCCGCCGCCGCCGGCCCCCGCGGTGCCCGACGCGTCGAGGATCCGAGAAGATCTGGCCGAAGTACTCGACGGGCCCTCCACCTTCCAGACGGCAGCATCGGAGCTGCTGCGGTTGTGGCGGCGCTATCTCGAGAAGCTCGAGGAAATGGACCTGGCGAGGGGGATGGAGAATCCCCGGGTGCGGCTCTTCCTGAACCACCGGGTGATTACCGAGGAGGGCGACGGCTTCCTCGACGAGCCCGATGGCCGCAAGCGCATCCGGATCGAAGAGGTCCAAGAGCTCGACTACCGGGGAAAGTTCGTCCGCATGCGCCAACCTGGCACCGAACCGATCGAGATCGGTGTCCCGGAGCTCTTCGTCGTGGCGCAGGGCTTCTACAGCAGCGATGCCGAGCGGCTCGGGTTCGAACAGCACGATGTCCTGATCGACCATCAGGACGGACGCGGTGAAGTCGTGGCCCAGGCCGACTTCCTGGCCGGATTCTGCGAAGTGCTCGTCGACGGCCGATTGCGGCGGCGTATCTCCACGGAGTTCGACGAGGACGGGAACGAGTACTGGGTCCGTCAGATCGCCGTGGGGCACGAGAACGACCCCGAGGTGGGCTGGATCCTGATTCAGGTCCCCGACTTCGAGAAGTTCGACCCGATCGCGGAGGGAATCGTACCTCCGGAGACGGACACCAACTCGCCAGAGTACTTCGCGGGTTACCAACAGCTTCTCTACAACTGCTTCATCAAACACGCGGCCGCGGTGCTGGAACTGTCGGAAGACGAGCTGGACGAAATCCAGATGGACTACGGCCCCAAGCTCTTCAGCCTCGTCGAACGCATGGGCGACGATGCCCAGTTGGCAGCCAACGGCGTGGTCGCGGGGGACTCCTTCGGCAATGGCCACTTCCTCACCAGCGGCGGCGCAAACGCCGGCGTGATCGGCCATAGCGCGCGGATCCTGCGCTACTGGCAGGACAGGGACAAAGACATCCCCGCCGAGGAAGCCATCCGTACCCTGGCCGATTCCATCAAGCGCGACACCGAGGCGTGGCTCGCCGTCAGCGCGTCGGAGTTCAGCCAGTTCGCGCCGATCAACTTCGGCGCCGAGCGCATCCACCAGATCGCCGAGTCCAGCGGAATCGACGTAACCGGCCGTGCGCACATGATCGACGCGAGCCGCCGCTTCCGCCACTCGCTGGTCACCCTCGACTACTCCGACTGGCGTCGACTGTTCATCCGCGGTGGCCGCCTGCACACGGCACCGCTCCCCCCGCTCCACCCGCTGCACCCCGACGCGCGCACCTCGTGTTCGGAGCAGATGGAGCCAGCGCAGACCGCTTAGCCGGCTGCGCCGTGTACCACACCACCTCTTAGTTTCGAGGCAACGGTCGCAGACCTGCCTTGGTAACGGAAGGAATTAGATGACCAGCACCACCGGCCAGAGCAACGCCGAAACCATCGAGCGCGCCCGCCGGGTCACGGCGGCCGAGGACTACGACATCGGCACCCGGTTCCCCTCGGTCTTCGTGAGCGCACAGGGCTCCTGGATGACCGATGTCGAGGGGAAGCGCATCCTGGATGTCACCGCGGCCAGCGGTGCCCTGCTGCTCGGCAACCAGCACCCGCGCGTCGTGGAGGCGGTCAGCAACGCCGTCCGCAACCACGGCGCAGTGTTCGCGAGCACGCTCTCGCCGCAGCGCATCGAGCTCGCGGAGCGGCTGGTCGAGCGTTACCCGGCCGGTGAGAAGGCCGTGTTCTGTAAGACGGGCTCGGAGGCGACCACCACGGCGATCAGGCTCGCGCGTGCCTACACCGGCCGTGACCTCATCCTCACCTCCGGATACCACGGCTGGCACGACTGGCAGCTCTCCTACCTGAACATGGGCTTCGACCCGCGTACCCGGGTGGCGAACTTCGGTTACAACGAGACGGCGCTGAGGCGTTTCCTCGAGGAGTTCGGCAGCGACATCGCGGGGGTCATCGTCACTCCCGAGCCCGCCTGGCTCGACACCGATTACTACAGCAACCTTTCCAGCATCTGTGCCGAGTTCGGCGTGCTCTTCATCATCGACGAGGTCATCACGGCGCTGCGCTGGGGTGCCAAGGGCCTCAACGGAACCGGCGGTGTCCGGGCCGACATGATCACCGTCAGCAAGGGCCTGAGCAACGGCCACGCCCTCTCCGCCGTCCTCGGCCGGCGCGAGGTCATCGACGCCTACGACAAGGCCGGAATCGCGGGGACCTACACCCGCGAGGTACCGCCGATGGCCGCGGCCCTCGCGGTGCTGGACGAGATCGAGGACGGCGCGGTCCACGAGCAGTGCGAGAAGATGGGCAAGCTGCTCAAGGACGGGATGCGTGACGTCCTCGCGTCGGTCGGGATCCCCGCCTTCGTGACCGGCCCCAACATGATGTTCGATGTCGTCGTGGAGTCCGAGAGCCTGTCCTGGGACATCTACCGCGCGGCCTACGACTTCGGCGCCTACTTCGAGGACAGCGGCACGCACATGGTCACCGCTGCCTACGGCGAAGCCGAGGTCGAGCATGCGCTGACCGCCTTCGAGAAGGGCGCCAAGCAGGTCGCGAGCAAGCTGGAACTGGCCCCTGGGGACCTGCCCGACGCGCGCAAGCTCGCCTTCCCGCTGGAGGCGTTCGGTGGCTCGCTCAAGGACAGCGAGGGAGTACTGCAGCGCATCGAAGACACTGTCGAGCGCATCGCCAAGCGCGACAAGGACCAGGGCAACGCCCTGGATCCGGCCTGCGGCTGAGGCATCGGGCGTGGCAGGACTGCCATTCACCCTGACCAGCCGGCTGGAGCTGGACGGCGACCGCATCCTGGTCGCCGTCCGTTCCGACGGCACGGCCATCCACCGGGTGGAGCGCCGAGACTCCGGCGCGTACTTCGTCAAGACCACGCCGCATCGCAGCAAGGACGCTCTACGGTTCCATCTGTCCATCGAGGCCGAGCGTCTGGTCTGGTTGGGCAAACAGGGATTTCCGGTCCCCGGAGTAGTCGATGTCGGTGCCGACGATGACATGATGTGGCTGGTCACTACGGCCGTCGAAGGCAGGCCGGCGGCCGACTGGCCGAACCCCGCCGAGCGGCCGGCCGTAATCGCCGCCGTCGCGGACTTCACCCGAGCGCTGCACGCCCTGCCGGCCGAGGGCTGCCCCTTCAACCGGAGCCTGGCCGTCTCACTGCGCTGGGCCAGGACGGCAGCGTTCACGGGCCAGATCGATCTCAACGATCTCGACGAACACCACAGCGGCTGGTCGGCGCAACAGCTGCTCGACAAGCTGGAGGCCACCGAGCCTCCCCCCGAGGATGAACTCGTCGTCTGCCACGGGGATCTGTGCCTGGACAACCTCCTGATCGATACGGCAACACTCGCTGTCTCGGGAGTCCTGGACGTCGGTCGGCTCGGCCTGGCCGACCGGTGGGTCGACCTGGCGATCGCGGTCCGGGACATCAGTGAGGAACAGTCCGACGACGGGCAAGCCGATGCGTTTCTGCGCCGCTACGGCATGGCCGGAGCCGATGAGCGAAGGCTCCGGTACTACCGGCTTCTCGACGAGTTCTTCTAGTGCTGTGGCCGGAAAGGTTCACCGGCTCGCGACGCTCCCCCCAGCTACCGCTGGGGGAGCCGCGAGCTTCCCGGCAAACCTTTCCGGCCACAGCACTAGCGACGCACAACCACGAGGCGGGGACATGGGAGTAATGCGACAGCCGAACGCAGACTTAGTGACAGATGAGGACCTGCGGGATCCGCACGGTCCGGAATCCACGCACAACCCGGATTTCGTGGCCCTCGGCCTCGGCGGTACCAACATGATGGCCATGCTGTGGACGCTGGCCATGGGGCGCAGCTCTGTCGGCGTCGAACTGCGTGGCGATCCGGGCCTCGGGGTGCACTGGAACATTCGGGAAGACCTGTTCCACCAGTTGGGACTCATCGACCGGATGATGCTGGAAGAGTATGGCGAAGACGGTGTCCCCCGCCGCGGCGACGGCCGCACCCTGCGTCTGGCCGAGTGCTTCTACGGCTCTCGCACGACCGGCGGGGACGTGTCCGCCGACGAAATCGTCTGTGGCTTCGACCAGCAGCAGCACCTGGCCGGCTCCATTTACCACATCGAGTTCATCGACGACCGCTGGAAAGACGGTGCGCCCCACCGTGTGGTCTCCATGATGCAGGGGCCCCAGCCCGATCCCGAACCGGATCCCAGCAAGATCCGCACTCGAGTGGCCGATGTGCTCAGCGGACCGTCCACGTTCCAAGCCGGTGCCTCCGAGGTGCTTGTTCTGCTGCGCCGCTATCTGGAGGCCGTCCAGGCCATGGACCTGGCGCGCGGGATAGAACCGCGTGTGCGGATCTACACGCAGCACCGGGTGGTGCCTGACGAGGGCGACGGCTTCATCGACGAGCCGGACGGCCGCAAGCGCATCCGTATCGAGCCGCTCCAAGAGCTGGACCACCGGGGCACCTTCGTCCGCACCCGACGCCCCGGTGCCGAGACGATCGACATCGGCGTCCCGGAACTCTTCGTCATCGCCGAGGGCGCCAGCAGCAGTGATGCGGAGCGCCTCGGCTTCACCCAGCGCGACGTCCTGGTCGACCACCAGGACGGGCGCGGCCCCGTCGTGGCCCAGGCCGACTTCCTGGCCGGGCTGGTGGGTGTGCTCGTCGATGGACGGCTCCGCCGGCGGATCTCCTCGGAGTTCGACGAGGAGGGCAACGAGTACTGGGTCAGGCAGCTCGCCGTCGGGCACGAGGGAGACCCGGAAGTCGGCTGGATCATGGTCCAGGTACCCGACTTCAAGACCTTCGACCCCGTCGCCTCGCAGCTGGTGCCCGCGGGCACGGACATCGGCAGCAGCGAGTACTTCGCCGCGTACCAGCAACTCCTGTACCAGTTCTTCATCGACCAGGCGTCCGGCATTCTGGAGATACCGAAAGAGGAGCTTGCCACGATTCATATGGAGTACGGGCCGAAGCTGTTCAGCATCGTCGAGCGAATTGGCCACGACGCCCAGGTCGCGCCCAATGGTGTGGTTGCCGGAGACACCCTGGGCAACGGCCACTTCCTCACCAGCGGCGGTGCGATGACCGGCATGATCGGGCACAGCGCGCGAGTGCTGCGCTACTGGCAGGACAGGGATAAGGGCCTCCCCGCGGAGAGAGCCATTCGGTCCCTGGCGGACACCGTCAAGGAGGACACCGAGGCCTGGTTGGAGGCCAGCGCCACCGAGTTCAGCCAGACCGCCCCGGTCAACTTCGGCGCCGAACGCATGCAGGAGATCGCCGACGCCAGCGGGATCGCACAGGACGCCCGGGCGCACATGATCGACGCGAGCCGCCGCTTCCGGCACGCGCTGCTCCCCCTGGACCCGTCCGACTGGCGCCGCCTGGTGATCCGCTACGGACGGCTGTACGCGGACCCGCTACCGGAGGTGAACCCCCTTCACCCGGCCGCGCGACGCCCATGACCTCGCCCCGCTCGTCCCGGGTGCTCCTGCTGTCGCCGCACCCTGATGATATCGCCTGGTCGCTGGGCGGCACCGTGTCCCGCCTGCGAGAGGCGGGTGCGGACCTCGTCTGCCTGACGTTCTTCAACCGTACTCGGTACGCCCCGGGCAACCCGGCGCACGGTGACAGTCGCACGGCAACGGATGTGCGGCGTATCGAGGAGGACGGTTGGGGAGCCCTGGCCGATGTGCGGTTGGAGCGGTGCGACTTGGGGGACGCGTCCCTGCGCGGATACGACGATGCGACGGAGATGGGCGCCGAGCCCGAACCCGAGGTCTTGCGCGAGGTCGCCGCCAGACTGCGTTCGGTGATCGCGCGAGTACGGCCCGACGCCGTCCTCGCTCCGCTCGCCATCGGCGGGCACATCGACCACAGCGCGGTGCGCCGCGCGGTGGCCGGACTGGCTCCGGTGCCGGATGCCGCACTGCTCTGGTACGAGGACCTTCCCTATGCGTCTCAGAACCCCTGGGTCCCCGGCGGTCATCCGCTCGTCGTCGACATCGGATCGCACTGGACCGCCAAGAGTGACGGGGTCCGCTGCTACCCCTCACAGCTCCCCGACGACATTCTGCCCGTGCTGCGCCAGCATGCCGCTCAGGTACGGGGAGAGCGTCTGTGGGCGGAGACACAGAACGCCCACGACTGGTTCAGTCACTGTCTGATGAACGGTACGTAGCAGCCGAAGGGTTCGTCACCCGGGGCGCCTGCTGCGATGATCGCAGTCGGATACGGCTGTGGGCGAGGGGAGCAGGAGCATGTCGTCACGTGAACTGTTGCGGTTGCAGTGCCGGGGCCACCGGGACATCCGAGCCAGCCACAGCAAGACGCTCGAATTCATCACGAGTGCCGACATCACCGGACGGGCAACCTGTGTGGTCGGTGTCGCGACCACGGTGCAGGAGCCTTCGCCCAAGGGTCTGGCCGGTCCCCTGCGGATCACGCTGACCATCGGCGGCCACAGCGTCACCGTGCGGGCTCTGGGCAACTCGGCCTGGCGGCCCGGTTCCAGTGCGGTGGTGCGGGTCAGCTCCCAGCGCCTGCCCAACACCCTGGCCACGGACGCGGACCTGGCCGCAGCCGATCTGCCCCGGGAACTGCTGCACTCACTCAGGCACCAGGACAGCGTGATCGATGTCCTGGTCGAGAGTGACCGGGAACCCGCCGAAGGTCGCCTTGTCCTGTACCGCGCCGGGCAAGGCGACGAGAACCGGCTGGCTGCGGAGATCGCGGCCGCCGAAACGGTGATCGCCCAGGACGTAGCAGCCGGTCGGGTGCTGTCCTCACACGGAGTGGCTGCCGACCCCTGGGCGGCGGCGCCGGGGACGGTAGAAAGGGGCGGCCGCGTTCTCGCCGTGTCGACCATGGAAACCCACAACCCGGTGGTCGGCCAACTGCTGGCCGGCATCCGGCCTGCCGTGGAAGTCATCG includes these proteins:
- a CDS encoding aminotransferase class III-fold pyridoxal phosphate-dependent enzyme — translated: MTSTTGQSNAETIERARRVTAAEDYDIGTRFPSVFVSAQGSWMTDVEGKRILDVTAASGALLLGNQHPRVVEAVSNAVRNHGAVFASTLSPQRIELAERLVERYPAGEKAVFCKTGSEATTTAIRLARAYTGRDLILTSGYHGWHDWQLSYLNMGFDPRTRVANFGYNETALRRFLEEFGSDIAGVIVTPEPAWLDTDYYSNLSSICAEFGVLFIIDEVITALRWGAKGLNGTGGVRADMITVSKGLSNGHALSAVLGRREVIDAYDKAGIAGTYTREVPPMAAALAVLDEIEDGAVHEQCEKMGKLLKDGMRDVLASVGIPAFVTGPNMMFDVVVESESLSWDIYRAAYDFGAYFEDSGTHMVTAAYGEAEVEHALTAFEKGAKQVASKLELAPGDLPDARKLAFPLEAFGGSLKDSEGVLQRIEDTVERIAKRDKDQGNALDPACG
- a CDS encoding APH(3') family aminoglycoside O-phosphotransferase, yielding MAGLPFTLTSRLELDGDRILVAVRSDGTAIHRVERRDSGAYFVKTTPHRSKDALRFHLSIEAERLVWLGKQGFPVPGVVDVGADDDMMWLVTTAVEGRPAADWPNPAERPAVIAAVADFTRALHALPAEGCPFNRSLAVSLRWARTAAFTGQIDLNDLDEHHSGWSAQQLLDKLEATEPPPEDELVVCHGDLCLDNLLIDTATLAVSGVLDVGRLGLADRWVDLAIAVRDISEEQSDDGQADAFLRRYGMAGADERRLRYYRLLDEFF
- a CDS encoding PIG-L family deacetylase, which encodes MTSPRSSRVLLLSPHPDDIAWSLGGTVSRLREAGADLVCLTFFNRTRYAPGNPAHGDSRTATDVRRIEEDGWGALADVRLERCDLGDASLRGYDDATEMGAEPEPEVLREVAARLRSVIARVRPDAVLAPLAIGGHIDHSAVRRAVAGLAPVPDAALLWYEDLPYASQNPWVPGGHPLVVDIGSHWTAKSDGVRCYPSQLPDDILPVLRQHAAQVRGERLWAETQNAHDWFSHCLMNGT
- a CDS encoding DUF371 domain-containing protein; its protein translation is MSSRELLRLQCRGHRDIRASHSKTLEFITSADITGRATCVVGVATTVQEPSPKGLAGPLRITLTIGGHSVTVRALGNSAWRPGSSAVVRVSSQRLPNTLATDADLAAADLPRELLHSLRHQDSVIDVLVESDREPAEGRLVLYRAGQGDENRLAAEIAAAETVIAQDVAAGRVLSSHGVAADPWAAAPGTVERGGRVLAVSTMETHNPVVGQLLAGIRPAVEVIGLPDELAVAAVSPCSGPVLLASAEGRRRIAGVLAAHRSFRVVFRTPAADLPKILEEAKRTLGIETAALAAVSMAERPWWGPVLEAESQLPTTGDVLCCVDPPQGAQADTADYPGIDHATLVRALLAQSVSHKTLALALAQLPTWSRKRAYDFVLEVARES